In Streptomyces sp. NBC_01426, one genomic interval encodes:
- a CDS encoding carbohydrate ABC transporter permease, protein MRSLRAGKPTYVVLGVFTLGSLFPLVWTAIAASRNNTRLAQTPPPFWFGGNLGHNLSVAWTDANMGTALLNTVIVAGTITAGTVLFSTLAGFAFAKLRFRGRRPLMALVVATMLVPPQLSVVPLYMLIAELSWTDRLQAVVLPALVGAFGVFFMRQYLVHALPFELVEAARTDGASSWRVVWHVVFPAARPAMAVLGMLTFVMAWNDFFWPIVALTQNGSPTVQVALTGLGRGYIPDQSVIMAGALLGTLPLLLVFLVFGRQIVGGIMQGAVKG, encoded by the coding sequence ATGAGATCGCTGCGCGCGGGGAAGCCGACGTACGTCGTCCTCGGGGTCTTCACCCTCGGCTCCCTCTTCCCCCTGGTGTGGACGGCGATCGCGGCGTCCCGGAACAACACGCGGCTCGCGCAGACCCCGCCGCCGTTCTGGTTCGGCGGGAACCTGGGCCACAACCTGTCGGTCGCCTGGACCGACGCGAACATGGGCACCGCCCTGCTGAACACGGTGATCGTGGCGGGCACGATCACCGCGGGCACCGTGCTCTTCTCCACCCTGGCCGGCTTCGCCTTCGCGAAACTGCGGTTCCGGGGGCGCCGGCCGCTGATGGCGCTGGTGGTCGCGACGATGCTGGTGCCGCCGCAGTTGAGCGTGGTCCCGCTGTACATGTTGATCGCCGAGCTGTCCTGGACGGACCGGCTCCAGGCGGTGGTGCTGCCGGCCCTGGTGGGCGCCTTCGGGGTGTTCTTCATGCGGCAGTACCTGGTGCACGCGCTGCCGTTCGAACTGGTGGAGGCGGCGCGGACCGACGGGGCGAGCTCGTGGCGCGTCGTGTGGCACGTGGTGTTCCCGGCGGCGCGGCCGGCGATGGCGGTGCTGGGGATGCTGACCTTCGTCATGGCCTGGAACGACTTCTTCTGGCCGATCGTCGCGCTGACGCAGAACGGCAGCCCGACGGTGCAGGTGGCCCTGACGGGTCTGGGCCGGGGGTACATCCCCGACCAGTCCGTGATCATGGCGGGTGCGCTGCTGGGCACGCTCCCGCTGCTGCTGGTGTTCCTCGTCTTCGGCCGCCAGATCGTCGGCGGCATCATGCAGGGAGCGGTGAAGGGTTGA
- a CDS encoding GH1 family beta-glucosidase has protein sequence MSDMRFPDGFLWGAATAAFQIEGAAELRGPSIWDTFCRTPGKVHGGDTGDVAADHHRLWREDVRLMAGLGLAAYRFSVSWPRVLSGGLGFYDALVDELLAHGIEPCPTLYHWDLPQEWEDAGGWPERETAYAFASYAETVAKTLGDRVGRWTTLNEPWCSAFLGYASGVHAPGRTSPADSLRAAHHLNLAHGLAASALTSVLPSSARVGIALNPSAVRPLTDSEADLDAARRIDALANRIFTGPLLHGAYPDDLRVDTAALTDWSFVRPGDEALIHQPLGFLGVNYYTPAVVSAASGGPRADGHGDSEHSPWPGSESVAFHQPPGERTAMNWSIDPTGLRDLLSRFAGEAPGLPLLVTENGAAYGPDLHDPLRIDYLRGHLAAIHGALADGAPVEGYFLWSLMDNFEWSHGYGKRFGIVHVDYETQVRTPRSSALWYADLARSGLLR, from the coding sequence ATGAGCGACATGCGGTTCCCCGACGGGTTCCTGTGGGGCGCGGCCACGGCCGCCTTCCAGATCGAGGGCGCGGCCGAGCTGCGCGGGCCGTCGATCTGGGACACCTTCTGCCGCACGCCGGGGAAGGTGCACGGCGGCGACACGGGCGACGTGGCCGCCGATCACCACCGGCTGTGGCGCGAGGACGTCCGGCTGATGGCCGGGCTGGGGTTGGCGGCGTACCGGTTCTCGGTGTCCTGGCCCCGGGTGCTGTCCGGCGGGCTGGGCTTCTACGACGCGCTCGTCGACGAGTTGCTGGCGCACGGGATCGAGCCGTGCCCGACGCTGTACCACTGGGACCTGCCGCAGGAGTGGGAGGACGCGGGCGGCTGGCCGGAGCGGGAGACCGCGTACGCCTTCGCCTCGTACGCGGAAACGGTCGCGAAGACCCTCGGGGACCGGGTGGGACGTTGGACCACCCTCAACGAGCCCTGGTGCAGCGCCTTCCTCGGCTACGCCTCCGGGGTCCACGCGCCGGGGCGCACCTCGCCCGCCGACTCGCTGCGCGCCGCGCACCACCTCAACCTGGCGCACGGGTTGGCCGCGTCCGCGCTGACCTCGGTCCTGCCGTCCTCGGCGCGCGTCGGCATCGCCCTCAACCCGAGCGCGGTGCGTCCGCTGACCGACTCGGAGGCCGATCTGGACGCGGCGCGGCGGATCGACGCCCTCGCGAACCGGATCTTCACCGGGCCGCTGCTGCACGGCGCCTACCCCGACGACCTGCGGGTCGACACGGCCGCGCTGACCGACTGGTCCTTCGTCCGGCCGGGCGACGAGGCGCTGATCCACCAGCCCCTCGGCTTCCTCGGGGTGAACTACTACACGCCGGCCGTGGTCTCGGCGGCCTCGGGCGGCCCGCGCGCCGACGGGCACGGCGACAGCGAGCACTCGCCGTGGCCCGGGTCGGAGTCCGTGGCCTTCCACCAGCCTCCGGGCGAGCGGACCGCCATGAACTGGTCGATCGATCCGACCGGGCTGCGCGACCTGTTGTCCCGGTTCGCCGGCGAGGCTCCGGGCCTGCCGCTCCTCGTCACCGAGAACGGCGCCGCGTACGGCCCGGACCTGCACGATCCGCTGCGCATCGACTACCTGCGCGGGCACCTCGCGGCGATCCACGGCGCACTGGCCGACGGAGCGCCCGTGGAGGGGTACTTCCTCTGGTCGTTGATGGACAACTTCGAGTGGAGTCACGGCTACGGCAAACGGTTCGGCATCGTCCACGTCGACTACGAGACCCAGGTCCGCACCCCGCGCTCCAGTGCCCTCTGGTACGCCGACCTGGCCCGGAGCGGCCTCCTGCGGTGA
- a CDS encoding carbohydrate ABC transporter permease, with protein MTDETAVLAPSAAGSERPAAEGGDRRQLWRSRRYRWDLRWSPYGFVAPFFLFFAAFGLFPLLYTGWAALHQVELTDPDAMTWVGLRNFTRLWDDAFFWNALRNTFTIGLLSTVPQLAIALGLAHLLNYKMRGSAFFRVAVLTPYATSVAAATLVFVLLFGRDYGMVNWVLSTVGFGPVDWQNGPFASQVAVSTIVVWRWTGYNALIYLAAMQAVSADLYESAELDGASRWQQFVHVTVPSLRPTIFFTCVVSTIGATQLFGEPLLFNGGAGATGGSDHQFQTLGLYLYEQGWVNLHLGRASAIAWAMFLILLLIAGAARLLRRVSR; from the coding sequence GTGACGGACGAGACGGCTGTTCTCGCCCCCTCCGCCGCCGGCAGTGAGCGGCCGGCGGCGGAGGGGGGCGACCGGCGCCAGTTGTGGCGCTCCCGCCGCTACCGGTGGGACCTGCGCTGGAGTCCGTACGGCTTCGTGGCGCCCTTCTTCCTCTTCTTCGCGGCGTTCGGGCTGTTCCCACTGCTCTACACGGGCTGGGCGGCGCTGCACCAGGTGGAGTTGACGGATCCGGACGCCATGACCTGGGTGGGGCTGCGGAACTTCACCCGGCTGTGGGACGACGCGTTCTTCTGGAACGCGCTGCGCAACACCTTCACCATCGGGCTGTTGTCGACGGTGCCGCAGTTGGCGATCGCGCTGGGGCTGGCGCACCTGCTCAACTACAAGATGCGCGGCTCGGCCTTCTTCCGGGTCGCGGTACTCACCCCGTACGCCACGTCGGTGGCCGCGGCGACGCTGGTCTTCGTGCTGCTCTTCGGCCGGGACTACGGGATGGTCAACTGGGTTCTGTCGACGGTCGGTTTCGGGCCGGTGGACTGGCAGAACGGCCCCTTCGCCTCCCAGGTGGCGGTGTCCACGATCGTGGTGTGGCGATGGACGGGCTACAACGCGCTGATCTACCTGGCGGCCATGCAGGCCGTCTCCGCCGACCTCTACGAGTCGGCGGAGTTGGACGGGGCCTCGCGGTGGCAGCAGTTCGTCCACGTCACCGTGCCCTCGCTGCGACCGACGATCTTCTTCACCTGTGTCGTGTCGACCATCGGGGCCACCCAACTCTTCGGCGAGCCGCTGCTGTTCAACGGCGGGGCGGGCGCCACGGGCGGATCGGACCACCAGTTCCAGACGCTGGGGCTGTACCTGTACGAGCAGGGTTGGGTGAACCTGCACCTGGGGCGGGCCTCCGCGATCGCGTGGGCGATGTTCCTGATCCTGCTGCTGATCGCGGGCGCGGCCCGGCTGCTGCGAAGGGTGTCCCGATGA
- a CDS encoding ABC transporter substrate-binding protein, producing the protein MRARRRLVTAVGAMGATALLLAGCSQDPGEAPAQGGSTGGKAKTTLTVGVFGAFGLQEAGLYDEYMAQNPGVRIEQTSIERNENYYPQLLTHLGTGSGLADIQAVEVNNIAEVTATQADKLVDLAKAPGVDKGAYLPWKWAQGTAKNGSTVALGTDIGPQGICYRKDLFAAAGLPTDRAAVGALWAGDWNKYLETGKAYKAKAGAGKAFVDSASGVMAAVTGSSAERFYDAQGKVAYKTNPAVRGAFDLAASFAVEGLSAKLQQFTPAWDQGFSNGNFATVSCPAWMLGYIQDKAGPAGKDKWDVAQAPKPSNWGGSFLVVPKAGKKAEEAAKLAAWLTAPAQQAKLFEKRGSFPSASAAYSLPAVAGAKHAYFGGAPIGEIFARAAEGVPVTVIGPKDLVIAQNLADIGMLQVDQKGRTPQEGWDAAVKAIDNALEQ; encoded by the coding sequence ATGCGAGCCCGAAGAAGACTTGTGACCGCGGTCGGTGCGATGGGCGCGACGGCGCTGCTCCTCGCGGGTTGCTCGCAGGACCCCGGCGAGGCCCCCGCCCAGGGCGGCTCCACCGGCGGCAAGGCGAAGACCACCCTCACGGTCGGGGTCTTCGGTGCCTTCGGGCTCCAGGAGGCGGGCCTGTACGACGAGTACATGGCGCAGAACCCGGGGGTCAGGATCGAGCAGACCTCCATCGAGCGCAACGAGAACTACTACCCGCAGCTCCTGACCCACCTGGGCACCGGCAGCGGACTCGCCGACATCCAGGCCGTGGAGGTCAACAACATCGCGGAGGTCACCGCGACCCAGGCGGACAAGCTGGTCGACCTCGCGAAGGCGCCCGGCGTCGACAAGGGCGCCTACCTGCCGTGGAAGTGGGCCCAGGGCACCGCGAAGAACGGGTCCACGGTCGCCCTCGGCACCGACATAGGCCCGCAGGGCATCTGCTACCGCAAGGACCTCTTCGCGGCGGCCGGGCTGCCCACCGACCGGGCCGCGGTCGGGGCGCTGTGGGCGGGCGACTGGAACAAGTACCTGGAGACGGGCAAGGCGTACAAGGCGAAGGCCGGGGCGGGCAAGGCCTTCGTGGACTCCGCGTCGGGCGTGATGGCGGCGGTGACGGGCAGCAGCGCGGAGCGGTTCTACGACGCGCAGGGCAAGGTCGCGTACAAGACGAACCCCGCGGTGCGCGGCGCCTTCGACCTGGCGGCCTCCTTCGCCGTCGAGGGGTTGAGCGCGAAGCTCCAGCAGTTCACCCCGGCCTGGGACCAGGGCTTCTCCAACGGGAACTTCGCCACGGTCTCCTGCCCGGCCTGGATGCTCGGCTACATCCAGGACAAGGCGGGTCCTGCGGGCAAGGACAAGTGGGACGTGGCGCAGGCCCCCAAGCCCAGCAACTGGGGCGGTTCGTTCCTCGTGGTGCCGAAGGCGGGCAAGAAGGCCGAGGAGGCGGCGAAGCTGGCGGCCTGGCTGACGGCTCCGGCGCAGCAGGCGAAGCTGTTCGAGAAGCGCGGCAGCTTCCCGAGCGCGAGCGCCGCCTACAGCCTGCCGGCGGTGGCGGGCGCGAAGCACGCGTACTTCGGCGGCGCCCCGATCGGGGAGATCTTCGCGCGGGCAGCCGAGGGGGTGCCGGTGACGGTGATCGGCCCGAAGGACCTGGTCATCGCGCAGAACCTGGCGGACATCGGGATGCTCCAGGTCGACCAGAAGGGCCGCACCCCGCAGGAGGGCTGGGACGCCGCGGTGAAGGCGATCGACAACGCCCTGGAGCAGTGA